GAAATCTGCGTCCCCCTCTATGGCGACGACTGGGATCTGGCCAAGCGCAGCGATGCCCAGCTCGCCCCTTCGTCGGGCAAAGTGCCGATCCTGTGGGACGGCGAGGCCGTCGTCTGGGACAGCCTCGCGATCATCGAATATCTGGCCGACAAAGTGGGCCGCGACCGGTTCTGGCCCAAGGACGATGCCGCCCGCGCGATGGCCCGTTCGATGGTCGCCGAAATGCATTCGGGCTATTTCGCCCTGCGCGAGCAGATGCCGATGAACATCCGCCGCCGCGTGACCACCGCCACGATCAGCGAGCCCGTCCGCGCCGACATCGTGCGCATTCTCCAGCTCTGGGCCGAGGCGCGCGCCCGCTTCGGCCAGGGCGGCCCGTTCCTGTTCGGCACGTTCAGCGCCGCCGACATCATCTACGCCCCCGTCGTCTCGCGCTTCATCACGTATGGGGTGGGCGCGCCCGGCTTTGCCGTCGCCTATATGCAGGCCCTGTGGGAACACCCGTGGATGCAGGCCTGGATCGCCGCGGCCGAGGACGAGGAATGGACCATCGAACAGTTCGAGGAAGCACGACCCGAATGACCGCCATCCCGATGCGCAGCGATCCCGTCATCCTGACCGAACGTCTGATCGACTGCCCGAGCGTGACCCCGGCCACCGGCTCGGTCTTCGACACGCTGGCCGCCATGGTCGAGCCGCTGGGCTTTGCCGTCCACCGCTTCATCGAGGGCGAGGCCCCCGATGGCCCGGTCGAGAACCTGCTGGCGATCCGACAGGGCCCGGCAGGCAGCCGCCACTTCGCCTTTGCCGGCCACCTCGATGTGGTGCCGCCGGGGCAAGGCTGGACGAGCGCGCCGTTCAGCGCCGAACGCCGTGGCGAGCTGCTCTACGGGCGCGGCGCGGTCGACATGAAGGGGGCCATTGCCGCCTTCGTGGCAGCCCTTGCCGAGATTCCGCAGGACGCCGGCACGATCAGCCTCGTCATCACCGGCGACGAGGAAGGCCCCGCGCGCTTTGGCACCGTGGCCCTGATCGAGCGGATGCGCGCGATGGGTGCCCTTCCCGATCTGTGCCTGGTCGGCGAGCCCACCTC
The genomic region above belongs to Novosphingobium sp. IK01 and contains:
- a CDS encoding glutathione S-transferase family protein; this encodes MKLVIGNKNYSSWSLRGWLAARQSGLAFEEICVPLYGDDWDLAKRSDAQLAPSSGKVPILWDGEAVVWDSLAIIEYLADKVGRDRFWPKDDAARAMARSMVAEMHSGYFALREQMPMNIRRRVTTATISEPVRADIVRILQLWAEARARFGQGGPFLFGTFSAADIIYAPVVSRFITYGVGAPGFAVAYMQALWEHPWMQAWIAAAEDEEWTIEQFEEARPE